One stretch of Meiothermus cerbereus DSM 11376 DNA includes these proteins:
- a CDS encoding DMT family transporter yields the protein MSAELLAISFALLSAISWGAGDFSGGVASRRLNPYLIALLVHTTGLLLFTMLAALRGEAFQAQDVPWSVGAGLAGCVGLVFLYRAFETGQMGLAAPIAGVVGAGLAALVGLALEGFPAPLQLLGFGVGLLGVWLAARPEGGSGPSRGLSYAFLAGLGFGGYFALIHQVEGLFWPSAIAKLTATTLMLGLVGWLGPLRREAGLSANLGLVGLAGLLDALGNVLFLVAAQAGRLDVAAVISSLYPAFTALLAWGLLREHLSRSQTLGVLFSLAAIALIASG from the coding sequence ATGAGCGCCGAACTGCTAGCCATTTCCTTCGCTCTGCTTTCGGCTATCTCATGGGGCGCGGGCGACTTTAGCGGGGGTGTGGCTTCCCGCAGGCTCAACCCCTACCTGATTGCCCTGCTGGTTCACACCACCGGGCTGCTGCTGTTCACCATGCTGGCGGCGCTGCGTGGGGAGGCCTTTCAAGCCCAGGATGTGCCCTGGAGCGTGGGAGCGGGGCTGGCGGGCTGTGTGGGGCTGGTGTTTTTGTACCGGGCCTTCGAGACCGGACAGATGGGCCTGGCCGCTCCGATAGCCGGGGTGGTGGGGGCTGGGCTGGCGGCTTTGGTAGGGCTGGCGCTGGAGGGCTTCCCTGCGCCACTGCAACTGCTGGGCTTTGGGGTGGGGTTGCTGGGCGTCTGGCTGGCGGCCCGCCCAGAGGGTGGATCCGGCCCCTCGAGGGGGCTTTCCTACGCCTTTCTGGCAGGCCTGGGTTTTGGGGGCTATTTCGCCCTGATTCACCAGGTAGAGGGCCTGTTCTGGCCCTCGGCCATCGCCAAGCTAACGGCCACCACCCTGATGCTAGGGCTGGTGGGGTGGCTGGGTCCTTTGCGGCGGGAAGCCGGTCTGAGCGCCAACCTGGGTCTGGTGGGCCTGGCCGGGCTATTGGACGCGCTTGGCAACGTGCTCTTTCTGGTCGCGGCCCAGGCCGGACGACTGGACGTGGCCGCGGTAATTTCCTCGCTTTATCCGGCTTTTACCGCCCTGCTGGCCTGGGGCCTGCTGCGCGAGCATTTGAGCCGGAGCCAGACCCTGGGGGTGCTGTTCTCGCTGGCGGCCATCGCCCTCATCGCTTCGGGCTGA
- the recF gene encoding DNA replication/repair protein RecF (All proteins in this family for which functions are known are DNA-binding proteins that assist the filamentation of RecA onto DNA for the initiation of recombination or recombinational repair.) — MRLLRLRQKNFRNLSTPLFVPGPGLTTIVGGNAQGKTNLLEAIELALGGELRNGMAERIAFGQSEAWLHAEIETQFGNSRLEVKLSREGREHRLNEAPASLRELAQLPGAVLLGPDDLELVLGPPEERRRFLDLLLARFSARYRVMLGQYSRALQQRNAVLKSSFRPGARGRGGEGAARAEAPVLEGKQGGIRAAIGIWNHELVKYGSEILSLRRRMLSKLNPLAREAYRELAPGELKLELSETTDPERFLQALEDNLPEDLQRGATSVGPHRDDLTILLSGHEAARYGSRGECRSIALALRLAEHRLLWQHYQEAPLLLVDEWNSELDARRRGALLAYAQSLPQAILAGLETPGAGAVIEIEAGVWSQ; from the coding sequence GTGCGTCTGTTGCGGTTGCGGCAAAAAAACTTTCGAAACCTGTCCACCCCGCTTTTTGTGCCGGGGCCGGGCCTGACCACCATCGTGGGCGGCAATGCCCAGGGCAAGACCAACCTGCTCGAGGCCATCGAGCTGGCCCTGGGCGGTGAGCTGCGCAACGGCATGGCCGAGCGCATTGCCTTTGGCCAGAGCGAGGCCTGGCTCCATGCCGAGATCGAGACCCAGTTTGGCAATAGCCGCCTGGAGGTGAAACTGAGCCGCGAAGGCCGCGAGCACCGGCTCAACGAAGCCCCGGCCTCGCTGCGTGAGCTGGCCCAGTTGCCCGGTGCTGTGCTCTTAGGCCCCGACGACCTGGAGCTGGTGCTGGGCCCCCCGGAGGAACGCCGCCGCTTTTTGGATCTGCTGCTTGCGCGCTTTTCGGCCCGCTACCGTGTGATGCTGGGCCAGTACAGCCGGGCCTTGCAACAGCGCAATGCTGTTTTGAAAAGCAGCTTTCGCCCTGGGGCTAGGGGACGTGGGGGGGAGGGTGCGGCACGGGCAGAGGCCCCTGTGCTCGAGGGCAAACAAGGCGGTATCCGGGCCGCCATAGGCATCTGGAACCACGAACTGGTCAAGTATGGCAGCGAGATTCTAAGCCTGCGCCGCCGAATGCTGTCAAAGCTCAACCCCCTGGCCCGCGAAGCCTACCGCGAACTTGCGCCGGGCGAGCTAAAGCTGGAACTGTCCGAGACCACCGACCCCGAGCGCTTCTTGCAGGCCCTGGAAGACAACCTGCCCGAAGACCTCCAGCGTGGCGCAACCAGTGTAGGGCCCCACCGCGACGACCTCACCATCCTGCTCTCGGGCCACGAGGCAGCACGTTATGGTAGCCGGGGCGAGTGCCGTAGCATAGCGTTGGCGCTTCGCCTGGCCGAACATCGGCTGCTCTGGCAGCACTACCAGGAGGCCCCGCTTTTGCTGGTAGACGAGTGGAACAGCGAGCTGGATGCGCGCCGTCGGGGGGCCTTGCTGGCCTACGCCCAGAGCCTGCCGCAGGCCATTCTGGCGGGGCTGGAAACCCCAGGCGCAGGGGCTGTGATCGAGATCGAAGCCGGGGTCTGGAGCCAGTAA